The DNA window CGGATCCCGGTGAAACATCGTGTTGCACAGCAAAGGGGCGATGCCCGACAAACGGCAACACGATCCAGCAGGAGATCAACAGATGGGCCGCGGTTTTGTCGCCTACACGTTCCTCGAATCCGGAAGAACAGAACTCGCTCTGTATTCCGCTTTCCTCAACTACCGTTTGGCGGACGATACCCTGCTCTGGGTCCTTCAAGACACGATCTACTGCGCAGCATGTCAAAGAATTACGATGGGCGAAAAGCTGCCTTCGCTCGAGGACCTGGCCGCGGAATTAAAGCTTCTTGACGATCACGATACGTTTACTTTGGAAGGACTGGCCTTCCTGGAAAGGGACCCCGAAGAGCATCGGCAGGAATTGCTGCGGCGAATAAAATGGCGCGGCGATCGGCAATCGCCGGCCAAATGCCTGCACTGTTCATCGACGGAAATTCACTCCATTCCTTCCCGTGGGGAATTTGACCACCCTGTCACGGGTCAACGATTAGACGTAACCGACGAAGGCTGGATAGATGCGGCATCCTGGGAGGCGGAATTTTCGCCGGAAGGATTTCCGCTTGATCCCACGAATATCGGGTAAACCAGAATTACAGCGAACGGGCGTTATTCCAACCGGGAACCACGGAGACAGATCATGGGCGTGACCAATGGCTTTTTGAAGCTTCCGCGCGACGAGTTTGACAAACTTTGCGAGGATCAGGCGGCGCTCGCCGCCCGCGCCCAGGAGTGGGATGAATCGCGCGGATATCTGGACATGGATAAGGCGGGTTACGAACTGCTCTTCATGTTCGATCCTTCCCTCGTTGAAGCGTTTGCGGCGGAGGGACCAGCGCCCTATCCCCATATCACCACCGTCCTGGGCGGCGGCGAGGTGGTCCTTCCTGATCTCGATCTGGGCTACGGTCCCGCGCATCGGATCCCTGAAGAAACGCTACGCAACTCGATTCCCGAATTCAAGGCAATCCAGTTTGAGGAAGCCTTCGCGCTCGCCAAGAACGAAAGCATCGCCGAACTCCTGCCTCGGGACGCCGACGAAGAGGAGTTTCGAGGGTACCACTGGGCCTATCTGCAGTCCCTCGGCGATTTCGTCCAGCAGGCGGTCGATGACCATTCCGTCGTCTTGCGATACTAAAGGCGCCAGTACAACGAAGGCGATCAACTCGAAGTGGCTGGATACTCGTGAACCCCTTGCGGCGGAGGGTGTCCTTGCTGGCGTCTTCTTCCCGAATTTTCTTTCGCGGGATACAACGATGCCTGAGTACAAGTGGATTTCCGATAAAATCTTTACCGTCTCCGGGTTCTTCACGCCGGAGGAGTGTGATGCTGAGATCCGCCGTGCGGAGTCGGCCGGGTTTTCCGACGCGCCGATCACGACTCCGTTCGGTCCGCAGATGCGGCAGGACGTTCGCAATAACACCCGGGTGATGATCGATGATCCCGACGGCGCCGAACAACTCTGGCGTCGCGCCACGGATTACGTGCCGATCCACCGTGGCGACTGGACGGCGGTGGGCGTCAACGAACGGTTGCGGTTCTACCGCTATGACGCCGGCCAGCAGTTTGACTGGCACTTCGACGGCGCCTTTGAGCGTCTCAACGGGGACCGCAGTCAATTGACGTTCATGGTCTACCTCAACGACGATTTCCAAGGCGGGGAAACCTCTTTCGAAGATGGCGCCATTGTTCCCGAAACGGGGATGGCCTTGTTCTTCGTGCATCGGATTCGCCACAAAGGAGAACCCGTCGCCCAGGGCCGAAAGTACGTGCTGCGCACCGACGTGATGTATCGGCAATCTGCCGAGTAGCGGCCTGGAGCGCTTCGTCGCTAACCGGAAACCGTAAACTACCAGACACCCGATCCGTTCGAGCAAGAACAATTCGCCAGACTGGCCGGATCAATCCACTTTGTCCGGGTCCGTCCGTAGCGGGCGAACGCAAATCGCCCCGCCTTTTTCCATTCCGTTTCAGGGAGCACCAAGATGGCTGAAGGATCAATCGAAAAACGTGCGAAAGATGCGTTAGCGTTTCTGGTTGCCATGCGGGACGCGGGAGCGAGCTGCATTCAGGCTCAAAACGCCTTGCACAATCAGGGCACGGGGAAAATCGCGGAGCTGTTCCCGACGGACTCGGACCAGAGGGCCTGGCAGGACACCCCCGAATACGCGGAGCTATGGCGGATCCTGGAAGAGATGCCGTTGCCGATGGGAAAGGCGGCCAAGGAATAGTTTGTTCTGCGTCTGACGAAATCCCTGCACGCGGCCCTGGCTGCCGAAGCAGACGAGGAGGGGGTTTCCTTGAACCAATTGCTGCTCACGAAGATCGCCATGCGAATTGGGCGTTAGGGTTACAATGAGGAGGCGTCGGGAGCGTTCCTTTTACCGAGGAACAAATGTCACTAAAGCTCCCGGCGTCTTTCTATT is part of the Lignipirellula cremea genome and encodes:
- a CDS encoding prolyl hydroxylase family protein, with amino-acid sequence MPEYKWISDKIFTVSGFFTPEECDAEIRRAESAGFSDAPITTPFGPQMRQDVRNNTRVMIDDPDGAEQLWRRATDYVPIHRGDWTAVGVNERLRFYRYDAGQQFDWHFDGAFERLNGDRSQLTFMVYLNDDFQGGETSFEDGAIVPETGMALFFVHRIRHKGEPVAQGRKYVLRTDVMYRQSAE
- a CDS encoding toxin-antitoxin system HicB family antitoxin, which produces MTKSLHAALAAEADEEGVSLNQLLLTKIAMRIGR
- a CDS encoding DUF1877 family protein; this encodes MGVTNGFLKLPRDEFDKLCEDQAALAARAQEWDESRGYLDMDKAGYELLFMFDPSLVEAFAAEGPAPYPHITTVLGGGEVVLPDLDLGYGPAHRIPEETLRNSIPEFKAIQFEEAFALAKNESIAELLPRDADEEEFRGYHWAYLQSLGDFVQQAVDDHSVVLRY